A DNA window from Fodinibius sp. Rm-B-1B1-1 contains the following coding sequences:
- a CDS encoding heavy metal translocating P-type ATPase, protein MSFIKKYKEAVTSALFLAAALIVEHGFSFAGQPYVYLPLYGLSYIVVGGPVWMKAFKSIKGGTIFSEFLLMGIATVGAFAIGEFAEGVAVMLFYMVGEYAQDGAVNRAKQSIKSLIDQQPDKATVERNGTTESVHPSKIETGEIIQVKPGEKVPLDGELLTEKASFNTAALTGESKPMSRESGEEVWAGSINQDRPVRIKVTSGYEDTKLSNILTMVQEASKRKAPTQRFMTRFASIYTPIVVWLAVALTFVPYFVVENYVFQDWFYRALIFLVVSCPCGLVISIPLGYFGGIGAASRNGILLKGSDFLDQLRKMKTLFMDKTGTMTEGSFEVRDIHPVNGYSQEELLTLAASLEQGSTHPIAKAILNRTNGKQLHPVENQQEISGKGLKGTVNGKTVVVGNSDLLEQHGISISSTDLDDPYTYVQVAEDGTHVGTISIADQIKEDSKQAIESLRKHGVNEIVMLSGDNQEVVDHVSRKLGLDRAYGSLLPDEKYRHVEQALSPSKTVGFIGDGVNDAPVITLADIGIAMGGIGSDATVETADVVIQTDQPSKIPLAIEIANFTHRIVWQNIGFALGIKVLVMVLATLGMATMWEAIFADVGVALIAIGNAIRIQNKYSDKGFSFKAKKPSASQSEGQPNACCEI, encoded by the coding sequence ATGTCATTTATAAAAAAATATAAAGAAGCCGTAACCAGCGCCCTGTTTTTAGCAGCGGCCTTGATTGTTGAACACGGGTTTTCGTTTGCTGGTCAGCCCTACGTGTACTTGCCATTGTATGGGCTTTCCTACATCGTTGTGGGTGGGCCGGTGTGGATGAAAGCATTTAAATCGATAAAAGGCGGCACTATATTCAGTGAGTTCTTGCTAATGGGCATTGCCACTGTAGGTGCTTTTGCTATTGGCGAATTTGCTGAAGGAGTGGCCGTCATGCTCTTTTACATGGTAGGCGAATACGCCCAGGATGGAGCGGTGAACCGGGCAAAGCAATCCATTAAGAGCCTGATAGATCAACAACCGGATAAGGCTACGGTAGAACGAAATGGGACCACCGAAAGCGTTCACCCCTCCAAGATTGAAACAGGTGAAATAATCCAGGTAAAACCCGGCGAAAAAGTACCACTGGATGGAGAACTCCTAACCGAAAAGGCTTCCTTTAATACCGCAGCCCTGACCGGTGAGTCAAAACCCATGAGTCGGGAATCGGGTGAAGAGGTATGGGCCGGTTCAATCAACCAGGACCGACCGGTCCGTATTAAAGTGACTAGCGGCTATGAGGATACCAAGCTATCCAACATTTTAACGATGGTCCAGGAGGCCTCCAAGCGAAAAGCCCCGACGCAACGCTTTATGACGAGGTTTGCCAGTATCTATACCCCCATCGTCGTTTGGCTGGCAGTAGCTCTTACGTTCGTCCCGTATTTTGTAGTTGAAAACTATGTGTTTCAGGATTGGTTCTATCGCGCTCTTATTTTCCTTGTCGTCTCTTGTCCGTGTGGATTGGTTATTTCCATTCCCCTTGGTTATTTCGGTGGTATCGGGGCAGCCTCCCGAAACGGCATTCTGCTTAAGGGTTCGGATTTCCTTGATCAGCTGCGAAAGATGAAAACCTTGTTCATGGACAAAACGGGCACAATGACCGAAGGCAGCTTTGAGGTTCGCGACATCCATCCCGTGAATGGATATAGCCAGGAAGAATTGCTTACACTGGCCGCTTCCCTGGAACAGGGCTCCACCCATCCGATAGCAAAAGCGATTCTCAACCGTACCAATGGGAAACAGCTGCATCCCGTAGAAAATCAGCAGGAAATTTCCGGCAAGGGATTAAAGGGAACAGTCAACGGGAAAACTGTTGTCGTCGGAAACAGTGATCTATTAGAGCAGCATGGTATCAGCATATCTTCTACCGACCTTGATGATCCTTATACCTATGTGCAGGTGGCCGAGGATGGCACCCATGTTGGTACCATCAGCATTGCGGATCAGATTAAAGAGGATAGCAAGCAGGCTATTGAGAGCCTTCGAAAACATGGAGTCAACGAAATCGTGATGCTTTCCGGGGATAACCAAGAAGTGGTTGATCATGTTTCCCGAAAATTGGGGCTGGATCGAGCGTATGGAAGCCTGTTACCTGATGAAAAATATCGCCACGTCGAGCAAGCACTAAGCCCATCCAAAACAGTGGGATTCATAGGGGATGGCGTTAATGATGCTCCGGTCATTACACTGGCCGACATTGGGATAGCCATGGGCGGGATTGGATCGGATGCTACCGTTGAAACGGCTGATGTGGTTATTCAAACCGACCAGCCATCTAAGATACCACTGGCTATTGAGATCGCAAACTTTACGCATCGCATCGTATGGCAAAACATCGGGTTTGCGTTGGGGATTAAAGTCCTGGTGATGGTTCTGGCCACCTTGGGCATGGCCACTATGTGGGAAGCCATTTTTGCTGATGTCGGTGTAGCCCTTATTGCCATTGGCAATGCCATCCGCATACAAAATAAGTATTCCGATAAGGGATTTAGCTTTAAAGCTAAAAAGCCTTCTGCAAGTCAATCGGAGGGGCAACCTAACGCCTGTTGTGAAATCTAA